The proteins below come from a single Balaenoptera acutorostrata chromosome 2, mBalAcu1.1, whole genome shotgun sequence genomic window:
- the PWWP3A gene encoding PWWP domain-containing DNA repair factor 3A, translated as MTDAKYVLCRWQRRLWPAKVLARTEKSAKNKRKKGFFLDVQILSLDKKIKVKSTGAQILKKSHIEGIASSLALQNEVAAAPLEELAYRRSLRVALDVLNERTHPCQESSSGEERTTRSLRAKPTEPASSLCDPSPSPLLHEDASGSPGHTRRERAPQRLSGPPAREEDPGCRVDHKKGLGRSGGLRAPAVSLAGSGAQDGRGSRKHRANRTVNRTTTLSKRERNLARGPRWGQEAPPSSEGAGEEESETGASPAALRSPPGGGAEGPPVGPSARGHPAQHLCPDGGQRPGPRMAPCSPTQLGPAEETRDARLLEGARPPSEESVELNAVNALLAEDEEEEDEEPPRILLYHEPRSFEVGMLVWLKYQKYPFWPAVVKSVRRRDKKASVLFIEGNMNPKGRGITVSLRRLKHFDCKEKQALLDEAKEDFDQAIGWCVSLITDYRVRLGCGSFAGSFLEYYAADISTPVRKSIQRDVQGTRFPPLSGVGPEEASAGSPRGRRPACRKVLPDRSRAARDRANQKLVEYIVKARGAESHLRAILKNRKPSRWLKTFLSSGQYVTCVETYLEDEEQLDLVVKYLQGVYQEAGSRLLARGHGDGIRFVLDVLLPEAIICAISAVDAVDYKTAEEKYIRGPSLSYREKEIFDTQLLEERSRRS; from the exons ATGACGGATGCCAAGTATGTCCTCTGCAGATGGCAAAGGCGATTATGGCCTGCAAAG gTCTTGGCCAGAACTGAGAAGTCAgccaaaaataagagaaaaaagggaTTTTTTCTAGACGTTCAGATACTTTCCCTAGACAAAAA AATTAAGGTGAAAAGCACGGGAGCCCAGATCCTGAAGAAGTCTCACATTGAAGGCATTGCTTCCTCGTTAG CCTTGCAGAACGAGGTTGCTGCCGCGCCCCTGGAGGAGCTGGCCTACAGGCGGTCGCTCCGCGTGGCTCTGGATGTTTTGAATGAGAGAACCCATCCGTGTCAAGAAAGCTCTTCCGGGGAAGAGAGGACCACTCGGTCTCTGAGAGCGAAGCCCACAGAACCGGCCTCCTCGCTCTGCGACCCCAGCCCTTCGCCTTTGCTCCACGAAGACGCGTCGGGCAGTCCTGGGCACACGAGGAGGGAACGTGCGCCCCAGAGGCTGTCCGGCCCGCCTGCTCGCGAGGAGGACCCCGGGTGCAGAGTGGACCACAAGAAGGGGCTCGGGAGAAGCGGAGGCCTGCGCGCCCCAGCCGTCTCCTTGGCCGGCAGTGGTGCTCAGGACGGACGGGGATCCAGAAAACACCGGGCAAACCGGACGGTGAACCGGACAACGACCCTGAGTAAACGGGAGAGGAACCTGGCACGGGGGCCCAGGTGGGGTCAGGAAGCGCCTCCGTCCTCAGAGGGAGCCGGGGAGGAAGAGAGTGAGACGGGGGCCAGCCCGGCAGCCCTGCGCTCGCCTCCCGGAGGCGGGGCCGAGGGTCCTCCGGTCGGCCCCAGTGCCCGTGGCCACCCTGCCCAGCACCTGTGCCCGGACGGCGGCCAGAGGCCGGGGCCCCGCATGGCTCCGTGCAGCCCCACTCAGCTCGGCCCCGCAGAGGAGACCAGAGACGCCCGGCTCCTGGAGGGAG CCCGTCCACCTTCTGAAGAGTCAGTGGAGTTGAACGCCGTGAACGCTCTCCTGGCAgaagacgaggaggaggaggacgaggagccCCCGAGAATCCTCCTGTACCACG AACCACGTTCGTTTGAAGTAGGAATGCTAGTCTGGCTTAAATACCAAAAATACCCCTTCTGGCCCGCAGTG GTCAAAAGTGTCAGGCGAAGAGATAAGAAAGCGAGTGTGCTTTTCATTGAAGGAAACATGAACCCCAAAGGCAGAGG CATCACGGTGTCTCTCCGGCGATTGAAGCACTTTGATTGTAAAGAAAAGCAGGCGCTTCTG GACGAGGCCAAGGAGGACTTCGACCAGGCCATCGGCTGGTGCGTCTCCCTCATCACCGACTACAGGGTCCGGCTTG GTTGTGGTTCCTTCGCTGGCTCTTTCCTGGAATACTACGCGGCTGATATAA GCACCCCCGTCCGCAAGTCCATCCAGCGGGACGTCCAGGGGACCAGGTTCCCCCCGCTGAGCGGGGTGGGCCCCGAGGAGGCCTCGGCAGGGAGCCCACGGGGCAGGAGGCCGGCCTGCAGGAAGGTCCTCCCTGACCGCTCGCGGGCCGCCCGGGACCGGGCCAACCAGAAGCTGGTGGAGTACATCGTGAAGGCCCGGGGCGCCGAGAGCCACCTGCGGGCCATCCTGAAGAACAGGAAGCCGTCCAGGTGGTTGAAGACGTTCCTGAGCTCGGGTCAGTACGTGACCTGTGTGGAGACGTACCTGGAGGATGAAGAGCAGCTGGACCTGGTGGTGAAGTACCTGCAGGGGGTGTACCAAGAGGCGGGCAGTAGGCTGCTGGCACGCGGGCACGGGGACGGGATCCGCTTCGTCCTGGATGTGCTTCTGCCCGAG GCCATCATCTGCGCGATTTCCGCGGTGGACGCTGTGGACTACAAGACGGCCGAGGAGAAGTACATACGAGGACCTTCGCTCAGCTACCG